Part of the Ornithodoros turicata isolate Travis unplaced genomic scaffold, ASM3712646v1 Chromosome68, whole genome shotgun sequence genome, AATGCTCATTTTTTAAAATCAGCATTCGATGCATTGCTTTCATACCAAGAACGATGAAACAAAAACGATTTTTTTACGATTTTTATATATATTGTTACAAGGTTCCCGTCCATAACCTTAGTCAGTTCTGTCCCCAAGAAGTTGTCCGTCGTAGTCCTTGTAACAATATATTTTATATTCCTCTAGCCAAACACTCCAAGGGTTCCTATCATGTTTCGCAGGTGTCAAAAATGATCGTCAGGGCCGGAATTTATTTCACGAACAGTCGCCGGAACGTTTCCTCCAATTTTGTAGTGTTGGGCACACACGAAAATTGTCGTTCAGGTATTCCTTGACGTGGCGAATATCCCTGTGGGCATCGCTGTAGGTGTCATTGCAAGAGTTCCCTTCTAGAACACCCTTGTAGATAATGTCCTGCAAGCCGAACATGACGTAGCCACCGTGAAAGCCCTGTTGTCTTGCCTTGCACATCTGAAATAATGTAGTAGTATGTACCTCCATATATCTGCTATGTACCTCCGTATATCCCCCCAGCTCGGTTACAGTGTTCAACTGGTGGCGGCGCAATGTAGCGCGCGCTACACATATATTATACTCCGAAATTCCGTTACCTCATCTGGCGTCCTTGATCATAAGAAGACTTGCACTACGCTATTGCACACTACGTTACACTTACGCGCTCGTGCTGTGTTTCTATACTTCTGAAGTAACGTATAATTTTGCATGCCCATGCGCATTAACATGGTCGAAATAATTCTTCAACGTTACTATAACCGATTTGCTCCACCTTCCCCTAGCTCGATATACCTACTTTGATCCTCTACGCTTGTGTACGACGGATCAGATCTTTTCGGAACGGAGTTCGTTGTCTCATGCTACACCTGTTGTCTACACCTGTTGTAGCTCTTTATTCCGGAAGTTCACGCTGATTGTCAATAAGATCTTTTGCTTGGCTGTACATTTCAGTCGAGCTGTACATTTCAGCACCCCCCTGGTGGAGGTGCTCTATCCCCGCCTATACAAACAGGTGAACCTGGAAATTGCGAAGCAGATTTGCTATCACCTGATAGCTGCACCACCCATGTGGGAAATGTACCGCCAAGCAAAGCAGTATGCAGGAAAGGTACTACAGAATTCTTCCTCCACTTCCTCTTCGTAACAGTTATTAGTGCAGCTATCAGCGATTGGCAGCGTACCTCGGACCTGTGCCAAGTACCTGGCGCCATGCCGGTATACGACATGCAGTACTATAGGGCAATGTGCACTTGAATTCAGTTCATCACGTTTCACCGAATggtgggaaagaaaaaaaaaaaacgctgaaaACCAACAGCACTCCTTGCAGCCTTCAAACCGCCATGTTGTCTGCCATGGCAAAGGCAATAGAAAAATTGCAAAATTGTGAAAATAAAACGCTTCGTCGAACACGAATATTTTCCAATTTTTATCAGTCTGTAGTCTAAGCTGAGCACCTGTCGGGAAAGTGATAGAGAAAAGTACAGTGTAGTATTCTGCAGACACATAACCGACGTGATTAGACCTTCGGCACATAGCATATGCAAAGTGCGAAATTTGGATTACAGTAGTATTTTCCCTTCAGTGCATTTATCTGCAAACAAATATTCGTTCCTCCGCAAGCCAAATCCGCAAAGCAATGCTATACTGCCGGTTTCTCGCATGCATATTTGTATACGGTAAGACTGAAGTGACTCATGCGGAAGTGCTAGAGACCATAACCAAATGCAGGAAGAGGACCTCGTAGGTTCTTAAAAGATTTGTAGTGGGAATACCCCAGTTAGTGTTATAGCTAACATATGAGCCCCTGAGCAACAGGTTACAGGGGTACGttactcacacacacacacaaaatgagCACACGGCCCTGAAAGGCCGTGCTCTAatcgtaccccccccccccccccccagcgacCCATAACGCTCCGGTACAGTCAAGCAAGGTGGCGTACGTACCTTAACTCTCATTGTGACATTTGTGTCAACGGCGAGCACCCAGTCGTCATATGCACGCAACAACCGTAACACTCTCGTCTGGTCGATGATGTCCTGTCCACCCTGACAGTGGTAGACAACGAACCTCTTGGTAGAGAAGTCTTTATCATTGGGATCATAGCAGAGCTAcatttcagaaaagaaaaaaagtcgaAAATTTAATAGTCACGAGGGTGTATGCTTCCTATCGTGAAGGTAATGctacactctgaaaaatgaacttcaccgcatagcacgttcatagccaaccatcgtctcgaatgatatctgccctggtttgttgaaaacgggaggcgtacgccttttctgtgacaattatgaacagcgtaagtcacaaaaaaggcgtacgcctctcgttttcaacaaatcagggcacataaaggtatcattcgagataatggttggctacactcttagaaatgaacttcaccacatagcacgatcctagccaaccatcaccccgaatgacaacgttctcaacccctgatttgttgaaaacgggaggaggagcctattttgtgcattatgcacggcacaaaataggctgctcctcccattttcaacaaatctagagcgagaacgttgtcattcggggtgatggttggctaggatcgtgctatgtggtgaagttcattttttaagagtgtaggagcgtgctatgcggtgaggttcatttttaagagtgtagtacaaCAAATCATATCCACAGGGGTAAGTGTTGAATCGCTTACCTGCAGTTGCCGTAGCTTGTTTTACTATATCCTTTAACCGCAGGAAACAACGAATTAAGAGTTACATTCTATTATGGGGGTTCCCTGTCATTCCCAGTTCACGATTGGCACtcgtttcaccgcatagcacgctcctagcaaaccataatctcgaatgatatcgttatctgccctgatttgttgggaTTTGCTGCTGTCTCCTGCTGTCAGGTTCCTGCAAAGCCGACGGCATGCTCACTGAAAGCAACAATATTCCTTGACGAAAAGGTAGTGTTCTTGCTGTAGCGAATGTAGCATACTGTATATGATTGCTTCTTATTCACATAATGCATTTCTAAATTTTCAGCCTTGTTACATCGAGATTATCTCTCGCACATAATATAACACATATAGCACACAAATATTTAGCGTACGTATAGACTACTACAAAATAGCGGGTAGCTCAATGAcaacaaaaaggaaaggaagggaGCCGTTTTACAAACCAAGGACGAGCAGATAACGCACGCATCCAAGTCCGTCGACTtcaaccagggatcggaaccgttatttttttcggttcggtttggattcaggttcaggcatattggttcggtttcTGCAGCGCAAAATGTCGGTTCGAATTTTGAGCAGATTGTCATGAGTTTTGCAAGaacatccttacgattctcggatgacacaaatgtacttttgtttgttgttgccgacacagcagtggtcCACAGCGACACTGCGTGTTACACATGTCCATTTCAGGTCAAACGTTACGGTACCATACTTTACTATCTATACGTTCAGTCATCGTATAGGTCctgttacatcctgctcagggactggccaTTATTTTCAGAGcccaaaatgaaaacaaaatttGGAGTTACTGGACGCCAAAAATCACGTACAAGGAAGCCCGCAACTGCCACAAAGAAGGTCAAAATTAAAACACAACGACACAACGAGACAGGCAGCGGCAGATGTCCATTTCCTTTCTATAGCGGGTTGTCTATAGACTGTTGGTGCCAATCTCCCATTGACAGTCCAAAGAAACGATAAATGGTAGTCGAAAAGATGTCGAGAGACTTGAAACAGGCAGGTTATATATTCAATAGTCCAAAGGAAGTCTATTGAGGAAATAGGGCGTCCAAAGGATGTCAATAGACCGGATAAACTTATTTTTTTGTAAGGGACGGCCCCACCCCACCCCTCCACAATAGACACATTATTCTGAGCACCATTTTCTTAGCCTGTCACGAACTGCTACTGGCAACCGGAATAATAAGTTGTGCAGAATGTGAGTATACACATCCATTAGGCAAGTGTTTATGGGCTATCAAGGCTGTtttcaaaacaagaaaaaaacttGGACACTTGGAAATGCTCTACAGATGTCGTATCGCGAACTTTTTTTACACGATTTTAGTGTGTGAACTGTAATACACAAAAATGGACGGGCTAGAAAGTATCGTTGAAAGGGAAAAAAGCATGCTGGCAGGAGTGACTGTTCCTACTCACTAGATTGTGCGCGTTTGATAGGCCTTGGGGGCTGACACCACGCACTCTTTCGTGACGCATAATAGCGGGCAGATCATGGTATAAGGAAGTCTTAAAAAGGTGTACGTGTTTAGTGTGTCGCTGCTTCGTGTAGCTGTCCAGACATTTAGGACATTCCAGACAAACAGGCCCGCAGCGAGACGTCTTACGTGTCCAAAGACGTCACTTGCCGTTTTTAGATCTCTCCCCTCGAGCCGTTTGGCGACCCCAAACTGAATCTATCCCGAACCCCTTGGGGTCGCGTCTCAGTTTGGGAAGCACTGCTTTATGGCATAGGATGACTTTGGGCGTCAGAACGTCCTAAAATACTATTGATGCTGAATACTTACGAAGCGAAGGCTCGATCCTGAGCCACTCCACTTGCATACCTTCTGGGTTGGTATCACTAGCGGCAACTTGAGCTCAGCCGCTGTGAAGCGATCACTTCCAAAGTTACTCCAGCGACCTCCCAAGTGAAACGCTAGCGCCTCTCTTGTTGTCGGCCGCAGGCTGATACGGTTCCTGAATGCAAGGGCCTCAACCTTCGCGAGAGGGAAACACGATTTCACCGACCACGTAGTATACGTTCCGAAAAAGACAAGCAACGGCTATGTAGTGTACAACGGCTTTCACCAAGGCATGTAGCAAGGGCCAAAGGCCTATACACTCCTGTCGCTACTTCTAGCCAGGGGTTTAAAACCTCGTTCGCCTTGCTTCCCTTGGTTGTGCTATTCTTAGTGAAAGAAAACCTTACGAATGACGCCTGAATGTTGGGCAGAGGAGAGTTTTCCCACGCAGTACTACCAGTTTCGTGGCAGTTGGGGTCGTTCACTAAAGTTCGTAGGAGGGCTGTTCTGTAGAGCACCAAGTCGGGTCTGGCCTCGCTGGGAAGCAAACGAGTGAGGCAAGTTACAAGAGTGCAAGTTATAGTCACCGGAGCCGTACTTTATCACCCGCTGAAACTTTGCCTTCAAAGTGTTCGTAACGCTGTAGTCATTTCTCCCCTTAAACAGGGGCGCGGCGCCGAACAGAATGTACCCGTACACATTTCTGTATCTTCTGAATTCTATCTGAAGTGAATCGATTGTCTGAAAAGCAACGGCAACACATGTTTACGTTCGTAACATATTACGGACCCGCCGCGTTGAAACAAAGAATCAAGCATCGTGCCATCATCGAATTTTTGTCGAAAGAGGGAACATCGCCGCCAAGTATTCCTCAGCGCGACGGGGACTGTGCGCTGTCGCGTGAGACCCAAAACTGGGCAGCTCATTAGGCATGGCAGGGTGTCTTTGGGATACGACCCACGGAACGGTATCCGCGAGAgtaaggaagagagcatggcctGAAAACTTTTTCgacacttttttccttttgaGGGTTGAGGATGGTGTTCTGCTAGCTTATTATGATAACAGAAGCCCCTTTTTACGTCCAAGTGCTGGTTCGCTTACGCGAAACCATCGTGAAGAAATGCGCCAGGGAAATTTGCTGCCAGGGATTTTTCGCTGCTATATGGCAATGCCTCACCCCACACGTCCCACGTGGTACGCAGACGTTTCGGTGCAAGACAGTTTGGTACAGCACACTTCCATACAGGCATCTCGTTACACGTACTCGGTATTTAGTATGTTTCGCACTAGTGCATACAACTCCCAGTCCACTTGATCTATACCGTTCAGCCCGCCTGTCTTCACCGGTGCGTTTTATGCGCTGAAGGTTTTACGCCCCGTGCGGTTCCAGCTTAATAGGCGTGCCGATGAACCGCGTCTGCAGAAACACGCGTACTTGGTCAGAGGATATCAGAGAGGAAACCTGGAGATTTCGCGGTGTACGAACGTACCTTCAGCAGATTGATGATGCTGGTGAGTTGAGTGTCACTGGTGGATGTTGTCAGGTCCAGGTCAAAGACAGAGACAACAGATATCTTACCCGTCCAGTACGTCTGCAGCGCCCGCTTACCGTTGACGGACGTCAGCTGCCGGTAAGCGGTGGCAGCAGCGCTGAAAGTCAAACAGAGTACTGCTAGAGAACTTGTTGCTGCGTACCTTAGCGCTATTTCTGATTCAGCACTACTCTGAATCTTCCTTATTGGGTACAGCGAGCCTACACAAAGTCAAGCATATAGTGTCAGCGAGCAGTGGTGGCGTTAAAGAACGTGCCGCGCCGGGGCTGCAGAGTTCCGTGCCGTCGTCATAGCTGAGATTGGTGCCTCTTGGGCCCTGGGGCAAAGCCCCGGCGCTAATACCGTCACTGTTTCCGAGGCAGAAGAATACAAACCGTTTATTCAGTCTACTCAGCCGAGCATCCAAGCTCGAACTGGCTCACGCTCAGTGAGCTGCGTCGGTGTCGGTGCAATGGGCACTTACATTATGCCTTACAATATCCGAAGCACAGTGGTGGTCTAGAAATTCTACCACTCCGTGTTATCACCCTTGCCTCCACGACAGTTCCAGCATGGTTTCCGCCTATTCGATTGGGTGAAGGTCTTACCATACCGTGCTCAGTCCCTAAGAAGTTGAACCTTAGCTGCTGTGCAGGGTAAAGCACGGGCCTGAACAGCGCGGTTTCAACATGCATGAAGGCATTAATGTGGTATTTGATGGGAGACCTGCCTGCCTTGTATTTTAATGACGGTTACATTTTTTTGTATACTAGCGTGCACTTCCAAGAAGGCTCCAAAGCAGATTTGGTCGTGGGAACCGATGTCTGAAGCAGTCTCCCCATGAGGAGTTCCCCGGGCGTAAACCACTCTGCACCTGGTGTCTGTTCTGGGTCAGGTCTTCGTGAGATTTTTAGCTGTCTGAACAGCCCTTTCGGCTTCTTGTTACTTTGCGGATAGTTATGGCTTGATGTCATCATCCCAATTCTCAAGTCGAAACCAAACCTCTTGATATCTTGACTGTCGGAACTTGGGCAGTTGTCGAGGCGCACGATATGCGGTATTCCATAGCGTGCAGGGCTACTTTTCGGCTTACGGATGATGCAGTCAGTCGTAGACGTCCATAGCTTGTTCATTTTCAAGAACCTTGAGTAGAAGTCTACTACGGCTAAGCAGAGTCGACCGTTTACAGGGCTTATTTGGTAAGCCAGTTTGCAGAAGAGTCCCGCTGGGGAAGGCTTGAACTGCTGGCGAACTAGACACTGTACATTCCTGCTAATTCCAAGCCACCACACCGCATCACATGACATTACTCGACACCGCACAATTTCTTCGTGTCCTGCATGGAGGCGTGCCAAGAACTTCCTGCCTAAGACTCGGGTGTATCACGATCCTCGAATCTCATATTAGCAAGCCGTGTGAGGCTGACAGTTCCGCAGCAATACTCGCGAACTTGTTGACAACTGTATGTAGCATGCAGTCTACCTTCGGCCTCTGGCTTTGGCGGTATTAAAGGACCTTTAACCCGACTGAGCGAGCCTTCATCTCTTTCCGTATGTGTTAAAACATCTTCGGGGAAGCTGGGAGCTGTTCCACTGCTAACGTCTCGTATGCCTGTATCTCTGCCTCCAGCCGACGGTTTGTTGCTGCTTGTCCTGACGCGCAAGAAACCGTACTCAAGGGTGCGCATGCGAAATATCTGCATCCGTGGTGCTCACAAGCCCATGTTACAGCCAGACTGGGCATATTTCTGTGTGATGCTTGATAGGGCACGCGGAGCGTACGTAACTGGTAGACTGTATCCTTCTGTACACCACTGGAGCAGTACAACCCCGAGGTCGTAGGATGATGTGTCTGCTGATACTGCCAGTAGTAGGACAAAATAGAAGTCTTAGACAAAGCCACCTTAATGTCTTGAAATGCTTTATCTTGAGGCGGTCCTCAGGTCCACCTCGACTCCTTGAGGTGACGCAGTACAAATGTGAACCAGCCACAAAAGGGAAAGGTCCCTGACTAGGCGGCTGGCCCTTTCGTTTTGTCCGCTATTCCTGGCAAAAACTTTGGAAGGTGGTTCCAGGGTAAGACCCGATGTTCTGCCGTATTTTCTGGGGACCTCATCTTCAAAATGGCCTCAGTCTTCGCCGAatctgcagaaattccctgctcATCAAGGACATGTCTCAACAACAGCTTTCATCGCCAACACAATGATGATACTGAATGTTCCAAGAACGTCATATGGAACTGACACTTCTTTCACGTCCCATAGCTCCAATTGATTGATGGCAGTCGAAGAAAAGACACCAGCAATGGAGTCCAGCAATGTGTTTGTCCCTGTAcctttaattgcctcatccactgcAACGTAGCGCTCCCATAGTCCTATAGCCGTTGCAGCATTGCAGTACTTTTTCCAGCTTGAAATGCATGGTCTATTCTATCGTGTGCAAAACGAATGGCTTCGTCCATGTCGCAAACTACGCCGTCGAGACATTGAGGGATCCCCGTACATTTTCCTCTGAAACAATCCTGGTGCGGTTGCGATACCAAGTGGTACAATCTCAGTAATTGAAATCGACCGGATAGACTATTGTAgtaattgtgtgtgtgtgtgtgtgtagttatATCTACAATTTGATATCTCAATGGGTGCTGTTTTCACTGCTAAAGGGCACTGTTCGTGCATGTTTCACATGCGTTGTGTCGCGCTCTCTCCCTCTAGCAGATAAGGTACGGAAAAGTACGAATCGGTGGGAGCGGCGCACATCTTTTTGCTCGCTGCCAGTCTCGCGGTGCTGCTCACCGGTGATGTCCAGTGACTTCGTTAGCGACAGTCACAGGCAATTATGAcattggcgacgaggatgggatctGTTGCAGTTTAGTTGTGTTATCAACGGTTTCGCGTCATTTCGTTATCTGTCCAGTATTAGCCTTTCCTTTTGGAGAGGGAAGGAGTGTCATATGTACAATTTGATATCTACATGCGTGCTGTTATCACCGATAAGGTGAACCGTTCGTGTATGTTTCACACGTGTTGTCACGCTCTCCCTCTGTACCAACAGATAAGATCCCTGGGGGCGGAGCACACCTTTTCGCAAGTTGCCAGTTGCCAGTACAACAGTATGTAGTGTTATTCTTGCGCTGCTGGGGGAATTGCCAACATCCAGCATTGGTGTCCAACT contains:
- the LOC135374519 gene encoding uncharacterized protein LOC135374519, with the translated sequence MSFGLRTFTTSRKSKRMMMIALSVGCILLLTLGIATATGAFQFGSKGGEGDGGDEDGDQTVNYEDFGSGNPTTTTTTTTTTTTTTTTTTTTTTTTSTTTTTTTTTTTTTKYPLPQKTITCVARWTDKAFFPPDGLCNILLFTQSSPFPSSESLFAQFLANAQNYRWTYHGIDIEASAAATAYRQLTSVNGKRALQTYWTGKISVVSVFDLDLTTSTSDTQLTSIINLLKTIDSLQIEFRRYRNVYGYILFGAAPLFKGRNDYSVTNTLKAKFQRVINEARPDLVLYRTALLRTLVNDPNCHETGSTAWENSPLPNIQASFVEALAFRNRISLRPTTREALAFHLGGRWSNFGSDRFTAAELKLPLVIPTQKVCKWSGSGSSLRFLCYDPNDKDFSTKRFVVYHCQGGQDIIDQTRVLRLLRAYDDWVLAVDTNVTMRVKMCKARQQGFHGGYVMFGLQDIIYKGVLEGNSCNDTYSDAHRDIRHVKEYLNDNFRVCPTLQNWRKRSGDCS